The following coding sequences lie in one Paraburkholderia largidicola genomic window:
- a CDS encoding LysR family transcriptional regulator produces MLNPLWLRTFATVTTCRSFTEAGKRLGLNQSSVSEHIRRLEESVGRRLFVRDTHSLAMTADGEALLVHANVILQAINRAESQFRKPRLKGRVRLGTSDDIALGALPNVLAAFRAAHPDVELEISIGMTSRLYELLDAGSIDLLVGKRRLGERRGTPLLRSRLEWIARPGTVVDLEQPLPLVLVAEPSVTRAVVLNALAEKGFGWEVVCTSSSHAGCIAAARGGLGLTAKSQYVSARGLAPPVNSASLPALPDVEFIALGAKRLSQPAGTLLELLQSSDLSGEWMSE; encoded by the coding sequence ATGCTCAATCCTCTCTGGCTCAGGACGTTCGCCACCGTCACCACCTGCCGCAGCTTCACCGAAGCGGGCAAGCGGCTCGGCCTGAATCAGTCGAGCGTCAGCGAACACATTCGCCGCCTCGAAGAGAGCGTCGGCAGACGGCTATTCGTGCGCGACACGCATTCGCTCGCGATGACCGCCGACGGCGAAGCGCTGCTCGTGCATGCCAACGTGATCCTGCAGGCCATCAATCGCGCCGAATCGCAGTTCCGCAAACCGAGGCTGAAGGGGCGCGTGCGCCTGGGCACATCCGACGATATCGCGCTCGGTGCATTGCCGAACGTGCTGGCCGCATTTCGCGCGGCCCATCCCGATGTGGAACTGGAGATCAGCATCGGCATGACGAGCCGCCTCTATGAACTGCTCGATGCCGGTTCGATCGATCTGCTGGTCGGCAAGCGGCGCCTGGGCGAGCGACGCGGCACGCCGCTGCTGCGCTCGCGGCTCGAATGGATTGCGCGGCCCGGCACGGTCGTCGATCTCGAACAGCCGTTGCCGCTGGTGCTCGTCGCGGAGCCGAGCGTGACACGCGCCGTCGTGCTGAATGCACTCGCCGAAAAAGGTTTCGGCTGGGAAGTGGTGTGCACGAGCAGCAGCCACGCGGGCTGCATCGCCGCCGCGCGCGGCGGCCTGGGATTGACGGCGAAATCGCAATACGTGTCCGCGCGCGGGCTCGCGCCGCCCGTGAACAGCGCGAGCCTGCCCGCACTGCCCGACGTCGAATTCATTGCGCTGGGCGCAAAGCGCCTCAGTCAGCCAGCAGGCACGCTGCTCGAGTTGCTGCAAAGCAGCGATCTGAGCGGCGAATGGATGAGCGAATAG
- a CDS encoding alpha/beta fold hydrolase yields MDSTVMSHAFSSPTSVIALHCSGSGAAQWRKLGEALGSRHAFVAPEHYGCDSTGPWSGERAFTLADEAARTVGIIDASRGKVHLVGHSYGGGVALRAAVERPERIASLTLYEPSAFHLLKMMGSYGAHALAEIVAISKRTADGVSSGDYRGAAASFVDYWGGRGAWEALRPSVQDALTRWAPKAPLDFRALLEERTPASAYTGLRVPALIMRGQHAPVPTRAIAERLPMLLPAARLAIVEGAGHMGPLTHADKVNAAIVRHIADADAAT; encoded by the coding sequence ATGGACAGCACAGTCATGTCGCACGCCTTTTCCTCTCCAACGTCGGTGATCGCACTGCATTGCTCTGGCTCGGGAGCAGCGCAATGGCGCAAGCTCGGCGAAGCACTTGGCTCGCGCCACGCGTTCGTCGCGCCCGAGCACTACGGCTGCGATAGCACGGGACCATGGAGCGGCGAACGCGCATTCACGCTCGCGGACGAGGCCGCAAGGACCGTCGGCATCATCGACGCATCGCGCGGCAAGGTGCATCTCGTCGGTCACTCGTATGGCGGTGGCGTGGCGTTGCGCGCAGCCGTCGAGCGGCCCGAGCGTATCGCGAGCCTGACGCTATACGAGCCCTCGGCGTTTCATCTGCTCAAAATGATGGGCTCGTATGGAGCGCACGCGCTGGCGGAGATCGTCGCGATTTCGAAGCGCACCGCCGATGGCGTGAGCAGCGGCGACTATCGCGGCGCGGCGGCTTCATTCGTCGATTACTGGGGCGGCCGGGGCGCGTGGGAAGCACTGCGGCCTTCGGTGCAGGACGCGCTCACGCGCTGGGCACCGAAGGCGCCACTCGACTTCCGCGCGTTGCTGGAAGAGCGCACGCCCGCAAGCGCATACACGGGTCTACGTGTCCCGGCGCTGATCATGCGCGGCCAGCACGCGCCCGTTCCGACGCGCGCGATTGCCGAGCGCTTGCCGATGTTGCTGCCAGCGGCGCGCCTTGCCATCGTCGAGGGTGCAGGACACATGGGACCGCTCACGCACGCGGACAAGGTCAATGCGGCCATCGTGCGGCATATCGCGGACGCTGATGCGGCCACCTGA
- a CDS encoding class I SAM-dependent methyltransferase, with protein MSAVDSALAPVADFTAVKVRQQAAWSTGNYAVVGTTLQIVGETLCEALDLRAGSRVLDVAAGNGNATLAAARRWCDVTSTDYVASLLDSGRVRAQAEGLAVQFEQADAEALPYADASFDIVMSTFGVMFTPDQQKAADELVRVCKPGGRIGLANWTPESFIGQIFKTIGKYIPPPAGVKSPALWGTKTRLEELFGGNARKIIATSRDFTFRYRSAEHFIEVFRTFYGPMNKAFAALEGEPQAAFLRDLMTLIESRNRSNDATLVLPSEYLEVVVERR; from the coding sequence ATGTCCGCTGTTGATTCCGCTCTCGCACCCGTTGCAGACTTCACCGCCGTCAAGGTTCGCCAACAGGCGGCCTGGTCGACAGGCAACTATGCCGTCGTCGGCACCACGCTGCAAATCGTCGGAGAGACCCTCTGCGAAGCACTCGATCTGCGTGCCGGCAGTCGCGTGCTCGACGTTGCCGCCGGCAATGGCAACGCGACCCTCGCCGCGGCGCGCCGCTGGTGCGACGTCACGTCGACCGATTACGTCGCCTCGCTGCTCGATTCCGGACGTGTGCGCGCACAAGCCGAAGGACTCGCGGTGCAGTTCGAGCAAGCGGACGCTGAAGCGCTGCCGTATGCGGATGCCTCATTCGACATCGTGATGTCGACCTTCGGCGTGATGTTCACGCCCGACCAGCAGAAAGCGGCCGACGAACTCGTGCGTGTGTGCAAACCGGGCGGACGGATTGGTCTCGCGAACTGGACGCCGGAGAGTTTCATCGGGCAGATCTTCAAGACGATCGGCAAGTACATCCCGCCGCCGGCAGGCGTGAAGTCGCCAGCACTCTGGGGCACGAAGACGCGCCTCGAAGAGCTGTTCGGCGGCAACGCCCGGAAGATCATTGCGACGAGCCGAGATTTCACGTTCCGCTACCGTTCGGCGGAGCATTTCATCGAAGTGTTCCGTACCTTCTATGGGCCGATGAACAAGGCGTTTGCCGCACTCGAAGGCGAGCCGCAGGCGGCGTTTCTACGCGACCTGATGACACTGATCGAGAGCCGCAACCGGTCGAACGATGCGACGCTCGTTCTGCCGAGCGAGTACCTCGAAGTCGTGGTGGAACGACGCTGA
- a CDS encoding GFA family protein — MSHMDIYRGQCFCGAVQFTLSGEPAGMGYCHCESCRRWSASPVNAFTLWYPGALHVTHGAEDISTYNKTPHSYRKWCRLCGGHLFTEHPGLGLIDVYAAVVEDFPYAAGVHVHYPESVLPMHDGLPKLRDLPSEMGGSGISAIE; from the coding sequence ATGAGTCACATGGATATCTATCGAGGCCAATGCTTTTGCGGCGCCGTGCAGTTCACGTTGAGTGGAGAGCCCGCGGGAATGGGCTATTGCCATTGCGAGTCGTGCCGACGCTGGTCCGCCAGCCCGGTCAATGCATTCACGCTGTGGTACCCCGGCGCGCTGCACGTCACGCATGGTGCCGAGGACATCAGCACCTACAACAAGACACCGCACAGTTATCGCAAGTGGTGCCGGTTGTGCGGTGGACACCTCTTTACCGAGCATCCGGGACTCGGCCTCATCGATGTCTACGCCGCAGTAGTCGAAGACTTTCCGTATGCGGCGGGTGTGCACGTTCACTACCCGGAATCCGTGCTGCCGATGCACGATGGCCTGCCAAAACTCAGGGACCTGCCGAGTGAAATGGGCGGCTCGGGCATCAGCGCCATCGAGTAG
- a CDS encoding cupin domain-containing protein produces the protein MAMSPTVSYLRLYADRVGESHFEAAFIETITRNFAPPAPAFNVSGFVPAVRNGFLVVPAEWIGDLHPSPLRMWIFVLDGEMEFEATDGERHCVQAGDALLLEDTTGRGHRSRVIGDTAAKLAVVELEPAREQ, from the coding sequence ATGGCCATGTCCCCTACCGTCAGTTACCTGCGGCTCTATGCCGACCGCGTTGGCGAATCGCATTTCGAAGCGGCATTCATCGAAACGATTACACGTAACTTCGCGCCGCCCGCACCGGCCTTCAACGTTTCAGGATTCGTACCCGCCGTACGGAATGGCTTCCTGGTGGTACCTGCCGAATGGATCGGTGATCTGCATCCATCTCCGCTTCGCATGTGGATATTCGTTCTCGACGGAGAGATGGAATTCGAGGCGACAGATGGAGAGCGGCACTGCGTGCAGGCCGGCGATGCGCTGCTTCTCGAAGACACAACCGGACGAGGACATCGAAGCCGTGTGATTGGCGACACGGCTGCGAAACTTGCAGTCGTTGAACTCGAACCGGCTCGTGAACAGTGA
- a CDS encoding HAD family hydrolase, which produces MNTPSNNDVVFLFDVDNTLLDNDHVLTDLRTHMTRQFGEENSARYWEIFENLRSELGYADYLGALQRYRNEHHDDTQLLLMSCYLIDYPFANRVFPGALDALRYASGFGKTAILSDGDVVFQPRKVSRSGLWDEVEGRVLIYIHKELMLNDVIAHYPARHYVMVDDKLRILTAMKEQWGDRLTTIFPRQGHYALDAKEIAKYPDPDITIERIGELTSIDFDALTTKGRR; this is translated from the coding sequence ATGAACACACCATCAAACAACGACGTTGTCTTTCTGTTCGACGTCGATAACACGCTGCTCGACAACGATCACGTGCTGACCGATCTGCGCACGCACATGACGCGGCAGTTCGGCGAAGAAAATAGTGCGCGCTACTGGGAGATCTTCGAAAATCTACGCAGCGAGCTCGGCTATGCGGACTATCTTGGCGCATTGCAGCGCTATCGAAACGAGCACCACGACGACACGCAGCTTCTGTTGATGTCGTGCTACCTGATCGATTATCCGTTTGCGAACCGCGTATTCCCAGGCGCGCTCGATGCGCTGCGCTATGCGAGCGGGTTCGGCAAGACGGCGATTCTCTCCGATGGCGACGTCGTGTTCCAGCCGCGCAAGGTCTCGCGCTCGGGCCTGTGGGACGAAGTCGAAGGACGCGTGCTGATCTACATTCACAAGGAGCTGATGCTCAACGACGTGATCGCGCATTACCCCGCGCGCCACTATGTGATGGTCGATGACAAGCTGCGCATCCTCACCGCGATGAAAGAGCAATGGGGCGACCGGCTGACGACGATCTTCCCGCGTCAGGGCCACTACGCGCTCGATGCCAAGGAGATCGCGAAGTACCCGGACCCTGACATTACGATCGAAAGAATCGGCGAGCTGACGTCGATCGACTTCGACGCGTTGACGACAAAGGGGCGTCGATAG
- a CDS encoding DUF3563 family protein produces MLIYLFQLLRKALDRAEHSRRDAYLASAVDMVELERRMHSSDID; encoded by the coding sequence ATGCTCATCTATCTGTTCCAGCTGTTGAGAAAGGCGCTTGACCGCGCCGAACATAGTCGCCGTGACGCGTACCTGGCATCCGCGGTCGACATGGTCGAACTCGAACGCCGCATGCATTCGAGCGATATCGACTGA
- a CDS encoding M15 family metallopeptidase: protein MIAVALVTYFAIAVLIAAIALLPPVRLTIFGGIADLHARFMRRASNNALKAKAQLSYSAKMSQATIADMQNLLARRRLLILTTTGILATPPLVAVALRGKQLFQFDDVSRSPDEKIAQLLNGEQLVPPPPLPPEAFATQEVEQIRPALKDASRDWNMLDADFRTRLLLVYKIMREQHGYEMALLEGYRSPERQNRLAQMGSNVTNAAAFQSYHQYGLAADNAFLRDGKIVISEKDPWAMQGYQLYGQVAEQVGLTWGGRWKMMDLGHVEYHKPGFVLGRNR from the coding sequence TTGATTGCCGTCGCACTCGTCACCTATTTCGCCATTGCTGTGCTCATTGCAGCAATCGCTCTATTGCCGCCTGTCCGTTTGACAATCTTTGGCGGCATAGCCGATTTGCATGCGCGATTCATGCGACGCGCATCGAATAACGCATTGAAAGCTAAAGCGCAATTAAGTTATTCGGCAAAAATGTCTCAAGCGACAATTGCCGATATGCAAAACTTACTGGCTCGCCGGCGCTTGCTGATTTTAACCACGACAGGTATTCTTGCGACGCCGCCATTAGTGGCCGTTGCATTGCGCGGCAAACAGTTATTCCAGTTCGATGACGTTTCCAGGTCACCGGACGAAAAAATCGCTCAATTGCTCAATGGCGAACAACTGGTGCCGCCTCCGCCGCTGCCGCCCGAAGCCTTTGCCACGCAGGAGGTCGAGCAGATCCGGCCGGCGCTGAAAGACGCGAGCCGCGACTGGAACATGCTCGACGCCGATTTCCGGACGCGTCTATTGCTCGTTTATAAAATCATGCGCGAGCAACATGGCTATGAGATGGCTTTGCTGGAGGGTTATCGGAGTCCGGAAAGGCAAAACCGTCTTGCGCAAATGGGTAGCAATGTCACAAATGCAGCCGCATTCCAAAGCTATCATCAATACGGTCTCGCGGCCGACAATGCCTTTTTGCGCGACGGCAAGATCGTCATTTCCGAAAAAGATCCGTGGGCCATGCAAGGCTACCAGTTATACGGACAAGTCGCCGAGCAAGTGGGGCTGACATGGGGCGGACGATGGAAAATGATGGACCTCGGACACGTCGAATATCACAAGCCCGGTTTCGTGCTCGGTCGCAACAGATAA
- a CDS encoding AraC family transcriptional regulator: MDAFSDVLRVVRLGGAVYLNADLTAPWCVVGEVTSDLCATFLPRAERIVSYHLITEGSCWAALVDDPASAMRVDAGELLVVPQGEAHLMGSALDIEPAPSGDLMSKYLNTSPGEVMTLNYGGGGAHTRIICGFLACDDSLTNPVLSALPRIFKVDMRNDPQSAWLESSLKLAASEAADWRVGSAIVLARLSELLFVKAVQRCIETLPADRKGWLAGVGDRFVGRALAMLHAQPAYGWTVEELARKVGLSRSALAQRFTELLGQPPMQYLARWRLQVAAQALRDGNQTLAAVAEQVGYESEAAFNRAFKREFGMPPASWRRSKGLANDRDSIDADADTRIGDDSSEERFVAG, from the coding sequence ATGGATGCTTTCTCAGATGTCCTTCGCGTGGTGCGTCTCGGCGGGGCGGTGTATCTAAACGCCGACTTAACCGCACCCTGGTGTGTGGTCGGGGAAGTCACGTCGGATTTGTGCGCCACGTTCCTGCCACGCGCTGAACGTATCGTTTCGTATCACCTCATCACGGAAGGCAGTTGTTGGGCTGCGCTCGTCGACGATCCAGCTTCTGCCATGCGTGTCGATGCGGGAGAACTGCTCGTCGTGCCGCAAGGCGAGGCGCATCTGATGGGCAGTGCACTCGACATCGAGCCCGCGCCTTCAGGCGACCTGATGTCGAAGTACCTGAATACTTCACCGGGTGAAGTGATGACGTTGAATTACGGCGGCGGTGGCGCGCATACGCGGATCATCTGCGGCTTTCTTGCTTGCGACGATTCGCTGACGAATCCGGTCCTGTCGGCACTGCCGCGCATCTTCAAGGTCGACATGCGCAACGATCCGCAATCGGCGTGGCTCGAATCGTCGCTGAAACTGGCCGCCAGCGAAGCAGCGGACTGGCGCGTGGGTAGCGCGATCGTGCTCGCACGGCTTTCGGAGTTGCTGTTCGTGAAGGCGGTGCAGCGTTGCATCGAGACGCTGCCGGCCGATCGCAAGGGTTGGCTGGCGGGCGTAGGCGATCGCTTCGTCGGCCGCGCGCTCGCCATGCTGCATGCGCAGCCCGCCTATGGCTGGACCGTCGAAGAGCTCGCGCGCAAGGTCGGTCTCTCGCGTTCGGCGCTTGCGCAGCGCTTCACGGAACTGCTCGGCCAGCCACCCATGCAGTACCTCGCTCGATGGCGCCTGCAGGTCGCAGCGCAGGCCTTGCGCGACGGAAACCAGACGCTTGCGGCAGTGGCCGAGCAGGTCGGGTATGAATCGGAGGCTGCATTCAATCGCGCGTTCAAGCGGGAATTCGGCATGCCGCCTGCCAGTTGGCGACGCAGCAAAGGTCTCGCGAATGACCGCGATTCGATCGACGCAGACGCCGATACGCGAATCGGTGATGATTCGTCCGAAGAGCGTTTCGTGGCCGGTTAG
- the tssM gene encoding type VI secretion system membrane subunit TssM, translated as MQRFLNGLTSRRTLTVIGVLALAAVLFVGADFFQIDPVWPAIAVGVLIALLLATWLVKRIRIRRANSKLGEMLEQQAQVGSEATTATPAAPARGADLDVLRTRLVDAVKTIKTSKIGQTSGGSALYELPWYIVIGNPAAGKSSAVLNSGLQFPFADKNDAVVHGIGGTRNCDWFFTTEGILLDTAGRYSVHEEDRTEWLGFLGLLKRYRPKAPINGIIVTASIAELTGNKPEFAINLAKNLRQRVQELTEKLEVFAPVYVMFTKADLITGFTEFFSGSERHEYDRAWGATLPYQPDEKRDVVAQFDEHFEELYEGLKEISVAQLSISRGNKLSPGQLSFPLEFSTIKPSLRAFIATLFENNPFQHKPIFRGFYFTSALQEGETNSAAAQRIANRFGLSADALPKPQSTFSKNGFFLRDLFSKVIFADRQTVRQFASPAKARLRYATFFSFVAILALALGGWTWSTIGNQQLTANVQADLDNVTRMQQGRNDLQSRLQAMDVLEDRIEQLEQFRRERPLSVSLGLYQGDRLEQRLLTEYYNGIKQIMLTPVSQSLASFLKDVDAHPDQLAPMTHAPDSGAIPVSAHTAMTSASQGGLYSDASPTNVEDAYNALKTYLMLSDKRHVETAHLTDQVARFWRGWLEQNRGNMPRDEMIKSAERMITFYLSRVSDDDWPMIDANLSLVDQTRDNLRRVVRGMPARQRVYEEIKARASTRFAPMTIARIVGENNTGLIAGSYAIPGTFTRDAWFQYVQPAIRDAATKELQAKDWVLNTSARDDLTLEGSPEQIQKALVGMYKTEYAQHWQKFMQGIAVQSFGNFNQAVEAMNRLGDPQDSPIRKVLETAYEQTSWDNPSLANVALKSAQGGVVNWVKQWFSRTPASQLNANVDINGKPVDLPMGPVGADFAGLARIAVKNGDASLLRGYMDSLSKVRTRFNVLKNQGDPGPGARQLMQQTLDGNGSELADSLKYVDEQMLTGLTDAQRKALRPLLVRPLMQAYAVVIQPASTEVNKVWNAQVYQPFQASLASKYPFAGDAKVEAGASEIAQIFGPDGAVAKFVGNTLGPLAVRRGDTLTARTWGDMGLALAPDFTNGFARWVAPLAGGAAGGAQASSEPQTVFQILPQPSSGTTEYTVAIDGQQLRYRNTPPQWTNFVWPNPSGSPGATLSATTFDGRTVQLVNEPGRYGLEKLINTAQRSRRPDGTFDLTWTQGSVSVSVSMRIISTSQATASGDAPQQQSLRGLKLPSSIADVGTPTGAVAATASTPAATSPTATAAVAATNNGSAQ; from the coding sequence ATGCAACGCTTCCTCAACGGGTTGACCTCCAGACGCACGCTGACCGTGATCGGCGTGCTCGCGCTCGCGGCCGTGCTATTCGTCGGCGCGGACTTTTTCCAGATCGATCCCGTTTGGCCGGCCATTGCGGTCGGCGTGCTGATCGCGCTATTGCTCGCCACATGGCTCGTCAAACGCATCCGCATTCGCCGCGCGAACAGCAAGCTCGGCGAGATGCTCGAACAGCAGGCGCAAGTCGGCAGCGAAGCGACGACCGCCACGCCCGCTGCGCCCGCGCGTGGCGCGGATCTCGACGTGCTGCGCACGCGTCTGGTCGACGCTGTGAAGACCATCAAGACGTCGAAGATCGGGCAGACCTCGGGCGGCTCGGCACTCTATGAATTGCCGTGGTACATCGTGATCGGCAATCCGGCAGCGGGCAAGAGCAGCGCCGTGCTGAACTCGGGCCTGCAGTTTCCGTTCGCCGACAAGAACGATGCCGTCGTGCACGGCATTGGCGGCACGCGAAACTGCGACTGGTTCTTCACGACAGAAGGCATTCTGCTCGACACGGCGGGTCGCTATTCGGTGCACGAGGAAGACCGCACCGAATGGCTCGGCTTTCTTGGCCTGCTCAAACGTTATCGTCCGAAAGCGCCCATCAACGGGATCATCGTGACCGCGAGCATTGCGGAACTGACGGGCAACAAGCCCGAATTCGCGATCAACCTCGCGAAGAACCTGCGCCAGCGCGTGCAGGAACTCACCGAGAAACTCGAAGTATTCGCGCCCGTCTACGTCATGTTCACGAAGGCGGATCTCATCACCGGCTTCACCGAATTCTTCAGCGGCAGCGAGCGTCACGAGTACGACCGCGCGTGGGGCGCCACCCTGCCCTACCAACCCGACGAGAAGCGTGATGTGGTTGCGCAGTTCGACGAGCACTTCGAAGAACTCTACGAAGGTCTGAAAGAAATCAGCGTCGCGCAACTGTCGATCAGCCGCGGCAACAAGCTTTCGCCCGGTCAATTGAGCTTCCCGCTCGAATTCTCGACCATCAAGCCATCGCTGCGCGCGTTCATCGCGACGCTGTTCGAGAACAACCCGTTCCAGCACAAGCCGATCTTTCGCGGCTTCTATTTCACGAGCGCGCTGCAGGAAGGCGAAACGAACAGCGCCGCTGCACAGCGCATCGCGAACCGCTTCGGCCTCAGTGCGGACGCATTGCCGAAGCCTCAAAGCACGTTTTCGAAGAACGGCTTCTTCCTGCGCGACCTGTTTTCGAAAGTCATTTTCGCGGATCGTCAAACGGTGCGGCAATTCGCGAGCCCGGCCAAGGCGCGTTTGCGTTACGCCACGTTCTTCAGCTTCGTCGCGATTCTCGCGCTCGCGCTGGGCGGCTGGACGTGGTCGACGATCGGCAACCAGCAGCTCACCGCCAACGTGCAAGCCGATCTCGACAACGTGACGCGCATGCAGCAGGGCCGCAATGATCTGCAATCGCGCCTGCAGGCGATGGACGTGCTCGAAGACCGCATCGAGCAACTGGAACAGTTCCGCCGCGAGCGCCCGCTTTCCGTATCGCTCGGTCTCTATCAGGGCGACCGTCTCGAACAGCGTCTGTTGACCGAGTACTACAACGGCATCAAGCAGATCATGCTGACGCCCGTGTCGCAGAGCCTCGCGTCTTTCCTGAAGGACGTGGACGCGCATCCCGATCAGCTCGCGCCGATGACGCACGCGCCCGACTCCGGCGCGATTCCTGTCTCCGCGCACACGGCGATGACGTCGGCGAGTCAGGGCGGCCTCTATAGCGATGCATCGCCGACCAACGTCGAGGATGCGTACAACGCGCTGAAGACCTATCTGATGCTCTCCGACAAGCGTCACGTCGAAACTGCGCATCTGACCGACCAGGTCGCGCGCTTCTGGCGCGGCTGGCTCGAACAGAATCGCGGCAACATGCCGCGCGACGAGATGATCAAGAGCGCCGAGCGGATGATCACGTTCTACCTGTCGCGCGTCAGCGACGACGACTGGCCGATGATCGACGCGAATCTCTCGCTCGTCGACCAGACTCGCGACAATCTGCGCCGCGTGGTGCGCGGCATGCCCGCCCGCCAGCGTGTGTATGAAGAGATCAAGGCGCGCGCGTCGACGCGCTTCGCTCCGATGACGATTGCGCGCATCGTCGGCGAGAACAATACGGGGCTGATTGCGGGCAGCTACGCGATTCCGGGCACCTTCACGCGTGACGCGTGGTTCCAGTACGTGCAACCCGCGATCCGCGACGCCGCCACCAAAGAACTGCAGGCGAAGGACTGGGTGCTCAACACGTCCGCGCGCGATGACCTCACGCTCGAAGGCAGCCCCGAGCAGATCCAGAAGGCGCTGGTCGGCATGTACAAGACCGAGTATGCGCAGCACTGGCAAAAGTTCATGCAGGGCATCGCGGTGCAGAGCTTCGGCAACTTCAACCAGGCTGTCGAGGCGATGAACCGTCTCGGCGATCCGCAAGATTCGCCGATTCGCAAGGTGCTCGAAACCGCGTACGAGCAGACCTCGTGGGATAACCCGTCGCTGGCCAACGTCGCGTTGAAGAGCGCGCAAGGCGGCGTCGTGAACTGGGTCAAGCAGTGGTTCTCGCGCACGCCCGCGTCGCAACTGAATGCGAACGTCGATATCAACGGCAAGCCAGTCGATCTGCCGATGGGCCCCGTCGGCGCGGATTTCGCGGGTCTCGCGCGCATCGCTGTGAAGAATGGCGACGCATCGTTGCTGCGCGGCTATATGGACTCGCTGTCCAAGGTGCGCACGCGCTTCAACGTGCTGAAGAACCAGGGCGATCCGGGTCCGGGCGCGCGTCAGCTGATGCAGCAGACACTCGACGGCAACGGCTCCGAACTCGCCGACTCGCTCAAGTACGTCGACGAACAGATGCTCACGGGTCTCACCGACGCGCAACGCAAGGCCCTGCGTCCGCTGCTCGTGCGTCCGCTGATGCAGGCGTATGCCGTCGTGATCCAGCCCGCCAGCACCGAGGTCAACAAGGTCTGGAATGCGCAGGTGTATCAGCCCTTCCAGGCCTCGCTGGCAAGCAAGTATCCGTTTGCGGGCGACGCGAAGGTCGAGGCCGGCGCGAGCGAAATCGCGCAGATCTTCGGGCCGGACGGCGCCGTCGCCAAGTTCGTCGGCAACACGCTCGGACCGCTCGCGGTACGGCGCGGTGACACGCTCACCGCACGCACGTGGGGCGACATGGGCCTCGCGCTCGCGCCCGATTTCACCAACGGCTTCGCGCGCTGGGTCGCGCCGCTTGCCGGCGGCGCGGCGGGCGGCGCGCAGGCTTCGTCGGAACCGCAGACGGTGTTCCAGATCCTGCCGCAGCCGAGCAGTGGCACGACGGAGTACACGGTTGCAATCGACGGCCAGCAGCTGCGCTATCGCAACACGCCGCCCCAATGGACGAACTTCGTGTGGCCGAATCCTTCGGGCTCGCCGGGCGCGACGCTGTCGGCCACGACGTTCGATGGCCGCACCGTGCAGCTCGTCAACGAGCCGGGACGCTACGGCCTCGAAAAGCTCATCAACACGGCGCAACGCTCGCGCCGCCCGGACGGCACGTTCGATCTCACGTGGACGCAAGGCAGCGTGTCCGTGTCGGTGAGCATGCGCATCATCAGCACGTCGCAGGCAACCGCAAGCGGCGATGCGCCTCAACAACAATCACTGCGCGGCCTGAAACTGCCTTCGTCGATTGCGGATGTGGGCACGCCCACGGGCGCAGTCGCCGCGACGGCCTCGACGCCCGCTGCCACGTCGCCCACGGCGACGGCAGCCGTTGCCGCCACCAACAACGGGAGCGCGCAATGA